A genome region from Macaca nemestrina isolate mMacNem1 chromosome 15, mMacNem.hap1, whole genome shotgun sequence includes the following:
- the LOC105480727 gene encoding LOW QUALITY PROTEIN: claudin-5 (The sequence of the model RefSeq protein was modified relative to this genomic sequence to represent the inferred CDS: inserted 1 base in 1 codon; deleted 1 base in 1 codon; substituted 1 base at 1 genomic stop codon), whose protein sequence is MARARIGWFGPGGRARGTESAPEPSKRVPPXRSWQTXKVRQTRGANGLGPRAGSAGAKALGPAQGAAQHGLGGSGGRRARVSPLAMGSAALEILGLVLCLVGWGGLILACGLPMWQVTAFLDHNIVTAQTTWKGLWMSCVVQSTGHMQCKVYDSVLALSTEVQAARALTVGAVLLAFVALFVTLAGAQCTTCVAPGPAKARVALTGGVLYLLCGLLALVPLCWFANIVVREFYDPSVPVSQKYELGAALYIGWAATALLMVGGGLLCCGAWVCTSRPDLSFPVKYSAPRRPTATGDYDKKNYV, encoded by the exons ATGGCCCGCGCACGGATTGGCTGGTTCGGGCCGGGGGGCCGGGCCCGGGGGACAGAATCCGCCCCCGAACCTTCAAAGAGGGTACCCC GCAGGAGTTGGCAGACCTAGAAGGTGCGACAGACCCGCGGGGCAAACGGACTGGGGCCGAGAGCCGGGAGCGCGGGCGCAAAGGCACTAGGGCCCGCCCAGGGCGCCGCGCAGCACGGCCTTGGGGGTTCT GGGGGCCGTCGGGCTCGCGTCTCTCCTCTAGCCATGGGGTCCGCAGCGTTGGAGATACTGGGCCTGGTGCTGTGCCTGGTGGGCTGGGGGGGTCTGATCCTGGCTTGCGGGCTGCCCATGTGGCAGGTGACTGCCTTCCTGGACCACAACATCGTGACGGCGCAGACCACCTGGAAGGGGCTGTGGATGTCGTGCGTGGTGCAGAGCACGGGGCACATGCAGTGCAAGGTGTACGACTCGGTGCTGGCTCTGAGCACCGAGGTGCAGGCAGCGCGGGCGCTCACCGTGGGCGCCGTGCTGTTGGCGTTCGTTGCGCTCTTCGTGACCTTGGCGGGAGCGCAGTGCACCACCTGCGTGGCCCCGGGCCCGGCAAAGGCGCGTGTGGCCCTCACGGGAGGCGTGCTTTACCTGCTTTGCGGGCTGCTTGCGCTAGTGCCACTCTGCTGGTTCGCCAACATTGTCGTCCGCGAGTTCTACGATCCGTCTGTGCCCGTGTCGCAGAAGTACGAGCTGGGCGCAGCGCTGTATATCGGCTGGGCGGCCACCGCGCTGCTCATGGTAGGCGGCGGCCTCTTGTGCTGCGGTGCCTGGGTCTGCACCAGCCGTCCCGACCTCAGCTTCCCCGTGAAGTATTCGGCGCCGCGGCGGCCCACGGCCACCGGCGACTACGACAAGAAGAACTACGTCTGA